The following are encoded in a window of Streptomyces sp. Go-475 genomic DNA:
- a CDS encoding FAD-dependent oxidoreductase — MRTDLAVIGAGPAGLAAALAASARGVRVALVDAAAEAGGQFYRQPAAGLGAGRPETLHHRWRTWERLRDGLAASAVRVLTGHHVWCVERDSGGFTVHALLGPEQEEPAEAHARAVLLATGGYEQVLPFPGWTLPGVVTAGGAQAMLKGGLVVPGRRAVVAGSGPLLLPVATGLAAAGVEVAALVESTAPERLAARLPALADKLPEGTGYAARLLRHRVPVLTRHTVVRAHGDDRLTGVTAAALDADGRIRPGTERHLPCDTLAVGHGMLPHTDLADGLGCRLDGLAVAVDDEQRTDVPGVWAAGEATGIGGAALALAEGHIAGCSAAARLRGTAPHPAPAAVRARTKLRRSAAALDSACAPPAHWPEQVTDDTVVCRCEEVTAGAVRDALDLGAGDERTVKLLTRAGMGWCQGRMCSTAVAGLAGCPPTPSRRPFARPVPLGVLARHHPQEGLS; from the coding sequence GTGCGGACTGACCTCGCCGTGATCGGCGCCGGACCGGCCGGCCTCGCCGCCGCCCTGGCGGCCTCCGCGCGGGGCGTACGGGTCGCACTGGTCGATGCCGCGGCCGAGGCGGGCGGGCAGTTCTACCGGCAGCCCGCCGCCGGGCTCGGGGCCGGGCGGCCGGAGACGCTGCACCACCGGTGGCGGACCTGGGAGCGGCTGCGTGACGGGCTCGCCGCCAGTGCCGTCCGCGTGCTGACGGGTCACCATGTGTGGTGCGTGGAGCGCGACTCCGGCGGCTTCACCGTGCACGCGCTGCTGGGGCCGGAGCAGGAGGAGCCGGCCGAGGCGCACGCCCGTGCCGTGCTCCTGGCCACCGGCGGCTACGAGCAGGTGCTGCCCTTCCCCGGCTGGACCCTCCCGGGCGTCGTCACCGCCGGGGGCGCCCAGGCCATGCTCAAGGGCGGGCTCGTGGTGCCGGGGCGCCGGGCCGTCGTGGCCGGGTCGGGGCCGTTGCTGCTGCCCGTGGCGACCGGGCTCGCGGCCGCCGGGGTCGAGGTCGCCGCGCTGGTGGAGTCCACCGCGCCCGAACGCCTCGCGGCCCGGCTCCCGGCCCTGGCCGACAAGCTCCCCGAGGGCACCGGATACGCCGCCCGGCTGCTGCGCCACCGCGTGCCGGTCCTCACCCGCCACACCGTCGTCCGCGCCCACGGCGACGACCGGTTGACCGGTGTCACCGCCGCCGCCCTCGACGCCGACGGGCGGATCCGGCCCGGGACCGAGCGGCACCTGCCCTGCGACACCCTCGCCGTCGGCCACGGCATGCTCCCGCACACCGACCTCGCCGACGGCCTCGGCTGCCGCCTCGACGGGCTCGCCGTCGCCGTCGACGACGAGCAGCGCACCGACGTGCCCGGCGTCTGGGCGGCCGGGGAGGCCACCGGCATCGGCGGCGCCGCCCTCGCCCTCGCCGAGGGCCACATCGCCGGCTGCTCCGCCGCCGCCCGCCTGCGCGGCACCGCCCCCCACCCGGCCCCCGCCGCCGTCAGGGCCCGGACGAAGCTCAGGAGATCCGCCGCCGCCCTCGACTCCGCCTGCGCGCCGCCCGCCCACTGGCCCGAGCAGGTCACCGACGACACCGTGGTCTGCCGCTGCGAGGAGGTCACCGCCGGTGCCGTGCGCGACGCCCTGGACCTCGGAGCGGGCGACGAGCGCACCGTGAAGCTGCTGACCCGGGCCGGAATGGGCTGGTGCCAGGGCCGGATGTGCTCCACCGCGGTCGCCGGTCTCGCCGGATGCCCGCCCACCCCGTCCAGACGGCCGTTCGCCCGTCCCGTGCCGCTCGGCGTCCTCGCCCGGCACCACCCCCAGGAGGGACTGTCATGA
- a CDS encoding RHS repeat-associated core domain-containing protein: MNPLGIPGPGPGRRSEITRRWSRRLAAATGLAMLPGLLTPVAFGADPDPLGAPDLQKPRSAKVSPFTAKVNKKAAATVKKSEEADQAAIARARRDRSKQTTWPKAGKAQLNLPAKGTAKATPGSLPVTLTAQGKGQTAVPISVEVLGQKAAAKLGIKGVALKLTGPKNGGKTRLSLDYSAFASAYGGDWAGRLLLTRLPGCSLTDPTTAKCRKRIPLDTTNDRSKNQVSAPINLPSSGTPMMLALAAGTKSGAGDYKATPLSASSAWEAGGSSGTFTWSYPMRVPPAAAGPQPTLSLSYDSGAVDGRTASTNNQGSQIGEGFDLTSSYIERKYGSCDDDGQDDKFDLCWKYDNASLVLNGQATELVKDDTKGKWRLKNDDASTVTLSTDADNGDDNGEYWTVITGDGTKYVFGLNKLEGAGTDDRTRSVWTVPVFGDDEGEPGYTDGTSFSGRAKTQAWRWNLDYVEDTHDNAMSYWYTAEHNNYDKLGDDTTGTDYVRGGYLKEIRYGQRVGSLFSGSPAASNKVVLNYTERCQAPGTGCDSLTEDTRDNWPDVPFDAVCKDDAKCTGNTGPTFFTRKRLTTLTTYAWNTAAATPDFDPVDVWTLKQRYLDPGDTGDSTDQSLWLDEIKHTGKRGADVSLDPITFTHEMRANRVDGAEHILPLHKPRLKSVTSETGAKTIVTYLDADCVAGQTMPKVDRNTKRCYPVHWSPNGEKEPILDWFQKYPVSSVQTTDERGGSEALEHTYQYSGGGAWHYNESPLTPAEERTWSIWRGFEKVTHLAGISTGTQSKTVTVYLRGMHGDRVLGPDGKNPDPDARKTAEVSGIKAGKITDSDQYAGFTRETVTYNGTAEVAGTINDPWSKRTATQHKSYADIEAYYVRTGASHSRTNITSKLDPYDRVRTVKTTFDDYGMATSVEDQGDTAATGDEKCTRTWYARNDDKGINSLASRTRTVAKPCSTADSALDLPADFSRPGDVITDTATVYDDATATAWSAAQTPTKGDATWSGRAKGYGNDDAPAWQKVATSTFDTLGRPLIVKNTNGLQISKTTYTPTAAGPLTTTTAEDAKLYKTTTNVDFATGAPQKVTDPNSKVTETEYDSLGRLTKVWLPNRLKALNKTPNHVYAYNVTSSAMSWVSTGTLKGDGSGYNTSYTFYDSLLRTRQTQSPTPQGGRLVSLNLYDTRGLTVSQQTDIWDSTSAPSATPAQISAGQAPIQTDTTYDGAGRPIKAVTKAHGATRWTTTTSYTGDTVSTSAPNGGQATAVVTNALGQATERREYGGPQPTGTDFTKTALTYTPTGQQDTITGPDQAKWSYTYDLFGRQVTATDPDKGKNATEYNTLDQVVSTTPNADTNKKLLYGYDDLGRKTGMWQVAKTDTNKLAAWTFDTLAKGQQDTAVRYDGGLTGKEYTTKVTAYNNLYQVTGSQLLLPDADPLVTAGVPKTLSFSTGFNLDGTTSQYASPAIGGLPAETVSYKYDSTGHQISSNGTTGYLQGAAFSPQGDLNQLALGVDPADSSKKAYLNWAYESGTRRLTSAYVTDDVHGYMPQELKFTQDDAGNVTSIFDGTTQGGTTKADFQCFAYDGHSRMTEAWTPKTADCATSGRVMANIDGSAPYWTSYTYNPAGQRKTETKHTSSGDQTTTYTYDDTAKDTKPHTLDKTTGARTGSYSYDSAGNTTSRPGPTAQQTLTWNPEGELSKLTESAKESTYLYDASGELLIRRAKGDGDTVLYLPGGNEIRLTAKGTTKTLSGTRYYTANGKTIAVRTAVSGVSGTKLSFLAADHHGTSSVALDAATYAVTKRYSTPFGDVRGAKATLWPDDKTFLGKPADASTGLTHVGAREYDPSIGQFISVDPLLTLDQHQSLNGYAYANQHPATSSDPTGLCDDPVGNGHCRPGKVGKDAVDPAYPTNLTPSYGGSGRGGGSSVGSAGGTASAGSSGNSGNSGSGVAVAEGPGDSEGCSSWGFAASFCSGVGEVFYGVVSNVPHTAEYFGWPFDGDCRNGGGPGSPGCDYGAQFDNWIASHGYDVSSDAYQVPSAAAAIFGSGRSGVFAAKPKTKSGKPTYGDRNARDRAGALTGKTTTKTHWARAEVTRDGQLVVAYSLRSGSMVSGENQSSSHTEARVIRMSGATSMDINGDPYAKLAPINRGDTVTIHGLNPPCPSCQGKMQKAAQEMGVTFVYKNSGREWSWSG, encoded by the coding sequence ATGAATCCCCTCGGCATACCCGGCCCTGGCCCGGGCCGCAGGAGCGAGATCACCAGACGCTGGTCCCGCCGCCTGGCCGCAGCCACCGGACTGGCCATGCTCCCCGGCCTGCTCACACCCGTAGCATTCGGCGCCGACCCCGACCCCCTGGGCGCTCCAGACCTGCAAAAGCCCCGCTCGGCCAAGGTCAGCCCGTTCACCGCGAAGGTGAACAAGAAGGCCGCCGCCACGGTGAAAAAATCCGAGGAAGCGGACCAGGCAGCCATCGCCCGCGCACGCCGTGACCGGTCAAAACAGACCACTTGGCCCAAGGCTGGCAAAGCGCAGCTGAACCTACCGGCCAAGGGCACCGCCAAAGCCACCCCCGGGTCCCTGCCCGTCACTCTGACTGCCCAGGGCAAGGGCCAGACGGCTGTACCCATCTCGGTTGAGGTGCTCGGCCAAAAGGCGGCGGCGAAGCTCGGCATCAAAGGCGTTGCCCTGAAACTCACAGGCCCGAAGAACGGCGGCAAGACGCGGCTGAGCCTGGACTACTCGGCCTTCGCCTCCGCCTACGGGGGCGACTGGGCCGGCCGCCTGCTACTGACGCGCCTCCCCGGCTGTTCGCTGACGGATCCAACCACGGCAAAATGCCGCAAACGCATCCCACTCGATACAACCAACGATCGATCCAAGAACCAGGTATCGGCGCCCATCAACCTGCCGTCGTCCGGCACGCCGATGATGCTGGCGCTGGCCGCCGGAACAAAGTCCGGGGCCGGCGACTACAAGGCAACCCCGCTGTCGGCCTCCTCGGCCTGGGAAGCAGGCGGGTCCTCGGGCACGTTCACCTGGTCCTACCCGATGCGGGTGCCGCCAGCCGCCGCCGGGCCCCAGCCCACGCTGTCCCTGTCGTACGACTCAGGTGCCGTCGACGGACGCACCGCGAGCACCAACAACCAGGGCAGCCAGATCGGCGAGGGCTTTGACCTGACCTCGTCCTACATCGAGCGCAAGTACGGCTCCTGTGACGACGACGGCCAGGACGACAAGTTTGACCTGTGCTGGAAGTACGACAACGCCTCCCTCGTCCTCAACGGCCAGGCCACCGAGCTGGTCAAGGACGACACCAAAGGCAAATGGCGGTTGAAAAACGACGACGCCTCCACCGTCACCCTCTCCACCGACGCCGACAACGGTGACGACAACGGCGAGTACTGGACGGTCATCACAGGCGACGGCACCAAGTACGTCTTCGGCCTGAACAAACTCGAGGGCGCCGGAACTGACGACCGCACCAGGTCGGTGTGGACCGTACCCGTATTCGGCGACGACGAAGGCGAGCCCGGCTACACCGACGGAACCTCGTTCTCCGGCCGCGCCAAGACCCAGGCCTGGCGGTGGAACCTCGACTACGTCGAAGACACCCACGACAATGCCATGTCCTACTGGTACACGGCCGAACACAACAACTACGACAAGCTCGGCGACGACACCACCGGCACCGACTACGTCCGCGGCGGCTACCTCAAGGAGATCCGCTACGGCCAACGCGTCGGCTCCCTGTTCTCCGGCTCTCCCGCCGCCTCAAACAAGGTAGTTCTCAACTACACGGAACGCTGCCAGGCCCCCGGCACCGGTTGCGACTCGCTGACTGAGGACACACGGGATAACTGGCCCGACGTGCCGTTCGACGCAGTCTGCAAGGACGACGCCAAGTGCACCGGCAACACCGGCCCGACGTTCTTCACCCGCAAGAGGCTGACCACCCTCACCACCTACGCATGGAACACCGCGGCCGCCACGCCCGACTTCGATCCGGTCGATGTGTGGACGCTCAAGCAGCGCTATCTCGACCCGGGCGACACAGGTGACTCAACCGACCAGTCCCTGTGGCTGGACGAAATCAAGCACACCGGTAAACGCGGCGCCGACGTGTCACTGGACCCCATCACATTCACCCACGAGATGCGGGCCAACCGCGTCGATGGGGCCGAACACATCCTGCCGTTGCATAAGCCTCGCCTGAAGAGTGTCACCTCCGAGACCGGCGCGAAGACCATCGTCACCTACCTGGACGCCGACTGCGTCGCCGGCCAGACCATGCCCAAGGTCGACCGGAACACTAAGCGCTGCTACCCGGTGCACTGGTCTCCCAACGGCGAGAAAGAACCCATTCTCGACTGGTTCCAGAAGTACCCGGTGAGCTCAGTACAGACCACCGATGAGCGCGGCGGCTCGGAGGCGCTAGAGCACACCTACCAGTACAGCGGCGGCGGCGCCTGGCACTACAACGAGAGCCCGCTCACCCCGGCCGAGGAGCGCACCTGGTCCATCTGGCGCGGCTTTGAGAAGGTCACCCACCTCGCCGGCATCTCGACGGGAACCCAGAGCAAAACCGTCACCGTGTACCTGCGCGGCATGCACGGCGACCGCGTCCTAGGGCCGGACGGCAAGAATCCCGATCCAGACGCCCGCAAGACGGCAGAAGTCTCCGGCATCAAGGCCGGCAAGATCACTGACTCTGACCAGTACGCGGGCTTCACCCGCGAGACAGTCACCTATAACGGCACCGCCGAAGTCGCAGGCACGATCAACGATCCCTGGTCAAAACGGACGGCAACCCAGCACAAGTCTTACGCGGACATCGAGGCGTACTACGTCCGCACCGGTGCCAGCCATTCCCGCACCAACATCACCAGCAAGCTCGACCCGTACGACCGGGTGCGCACGGTGAAGACCACCTTCGACGACTACGGCATGGCCACCAGCGTCGAGGACCAGGGCGACACCGCTGCCACCGGCGACGAGAAGTGCACCCGCACCTGGTACGCCCGCAACGACGACAAGGGCATCAACTCCCTGGCATCGCGCACCCGGACAGTGGCCAAGCCCTGCTCCACCGCCGACTCGGCGCTCGACCTGCCCGCGGACTTCAGCCGCCCCGGCGACGTCATCACTGACACCGCCACCGTCTACGACGACGCGACAGCCACCGCTTGGTCGGCCGCCCAGACACCCACCAAGGGAGACGCGACCTGGAGCGGACGGGCCAAGGGCTACGGCAATGACGATGCGCCCGCCTGGCAGAAGGTGGCCACCTCAACCTTCGACACACTCGGCCGCCCGCTGATCGTCAAGAACACCAACGGCCTGCAGATCTCCAAGACCACCTACACACCGACCGCAGCCGGCCCTCTGACCACGACCACTGCCGAAGACGCCAAGCTCTACAAGACGACGACCAACGTCGACTTCGCCACAGGCGCGCCGCAGAAGGTGACCGACCCCAACAGCAAGGTCACAGAGACCGAGTACGACAGCCTCGGGCGCCTGACCAAAGTCTGGCTGCCCAACCGCCTCAAGGCACTGAACAAGACGCCGAACCACGTCTACGCCTACAACGTCACCAGTTCCGCAATGTCCTGGGTATCCACCGGGACCTTGAAGGGCGACGGCTCCGGCTACAACACCAGCTACACCTTCTACGACTCGCTGCTGCGCACCCGCCAGACCCAGTCACCGACCCCGCAGGGCGGCCGACTCGTCTCGCTGAACCTCTACGACACCAGAGGCCTGACAGTCAGCCAGCAGACGGACATCTGGGATAGCACCTCAGCCCCCTCAGCCACCCCGGCACAAATCTCCGCCGGCCAGGCTCCGATACAGACGGACACCACCTACGACGGCGCCGGCCGCCCAATCAAGGCGGTTACCAAGGCACACGGCGCTACGCGCTGGACGACCACCACGTCCTATACAGGTGACACGGTCAGCACCAGCGCCCCCAACGGCGGCCAGGCCACCGCAGTGGTGACCAACGCTCTGGGCCAGGCGACCGAACGCCGTGAGTACGGCGGCCCGCAGCCGACTGGAACCGATTTCACCAAGACCGCACTCACCTACACCCCGACAGGCCAGCAGGACACCATCACGGGCCCTGACCAAGCCAAGTGGTCCTACACCTACGACCTGTTCGGCCGACAGGTCACGGCCACCGACCCGGACAAGGGTAAGAACGCCACCGAGTACAACACCCTCGACCAGGTCGTCAGCACCACGCCGAACGCCGACACGAACAAGAAGCTGCTCTACGGCTACGACGATCTCGGCCGCAAGACAGGCATGTGGCAGGTCGCCAAAACGGACACCAACAAGCTCGCAGCCTGGACGTTCGACACCCTCGCCAAAGGCCAGCAGGACACCGCGGTCCGCTACGACGGCGGCCTGACCGGCAAGGAATACACAACGAAGGTCACCGCCTACAACAATCTCTACCAGGTCACAGGCAGCCAGCTGCTTCTGCCCGACGCTGACCCTCTGGTGACGGCCGGTGTCCCGAAGACCTTGTCGTTCAGCACTGGCTTCAACCTGGACGGGACGACCAGCCAGTACGCCTCGCCCGCGATCGGTGGACTGCCTGCCGAGACCGTCTCTTACAAGTACGACTCGACCGGCCACCAGATCAGCTCAAACGGCACCACCGGCTACCTCCAAGGCGCGGCCTTCTCCCCCCAGGGCGACCTCAACCAACTCGCCCTGGGCGTGGACCCCGCGGACTCGTCGAAGAAGGCGTACCTCAACTGGGCCTATGAGTCGGGCACTCGCCGACTCACCAGCGCCTACGTCACCGATGACGTACACGGCTACATGCCGCAGGAGCTGAAGTTCACACAGGACGACGCCGGTAACGTCACGTCGATCTTCGATGGCACCACCCAGGGTGGAACGACCAAGGCGGACTTCCAGTGCTTCGCCTACGACGGCCACAGCCGTATGACAGAAGCGTGGACACCCAAGACCGCAGACTGCGCGACCTCCGGCCGCGTGATGGCCAACATCGACGGCTCAGCCCCCTACTGGACCTCCTACACCTATAACCCGGCAGGGCAGCGCAAGACTGAGACCAAGCACACCTCTTCGGGCGACCAGACCACTACCTACACGTACGACGACACGGCGAAGGACACCAAGCCGCACACACTGGACAAGACCACTGGTGCCCGGACCGGCAGCTACTCCTACGACAGCGCCGGCAACACCACCTCTCGCCCCGGTCCGACCGCTCAGCAGACGCTGACCTGGAACCCCGAGGGTGAACTGAGCAAGCTCACCGAGAGCGCCAAAGAGAGCACCTACCTCTACGACGCATCCGGCGAGCTGCTGATCCGCCGAGCAAAGGGCGATGGAGACACCGTCCTCTACCTGCCCGGCGGCAACGAGATCCGCCTCACAGCCAAGGGCACGACGAAGACCCTCTCTGGAACGCGCTACTACACCGCCAACGGCAAGACCATCGCGGTCCGCACGGCGGTGTCGGGTGTCTCTGGTACGAAGCTCAGTTTCCTGGCCGCTGACCACCACGGCACGTCGAGCGTCGCCCTGGACGCAGCCACCTACGCGGTCACCAAGCGCTACAGCACGCCCTTCGGTGACGTGCGGGGCGCAAAGGCCACCCTGTGGCCCGATGACAAGACCTTCCTAGGCAAGCCGGCAGACGCGTCCACGGGCCTCACTCACGTTGGCGCCCGCGAGTACGACCCGTCGATCGGCCAGTTCATCAGCGTCGACCCGCTACTCACGCTGGACCAGCACCAGTCTCTCAACGGATATGCCTACGCCAACCAGCATCCGGCCACGAGCAGTGACCCCACTGGCCTATGCGATGACCCGGTTGGGAACGGACATTGCCGGCCAGGAAAAGTAGGCAAAGACGCAGTAGACCCCGCCTATCCAACCAACCTCACCCCGTCTTACGGCGGTAGTGGGCGCGGCGGAGGGTCAAGCGTCGGCTCTGCCGGCGGGACCGCCAGTGCTGGAAGTTCGGGAAATTCAGGAAACTCGGGAAGTGGCGTAGCAGTTGCGGAGGGGCCTGGAGACTCGGAGGGCTGTTCATCTTGGGGATTCGCCGCCAGTTTTTGCTCTGGTGTCGGAGAAGTCTTCTATGGGGTGGTCAGCAACGTTCCCCACACGGCCGAATATTTCGGTTGGCCCTTTGACGGCGACTGCCGCAACGGTGGCGGTCCAGGATCACCTGGATGCGACTATGGCGCACAGTTCGACAACTGGATAGCCAGTCACGGGTATGACGTTTCCAGTGACGCCTACCAAGTTCCTAGCGCCGCCGCAGCAATCTTCGGCAGCGGGAGGAGTGGGGTCTTCGCTGCGAAACCCAAAACCAAGTCGGGCAAGCCTACCTACGGTGATCGGAACGCAAGAGATCGTGCAGGTGCACTCACTGGCAAGACCACCACGAAAACGCACTGGGCGAGAGCAGAGGTGACACGCGACGGGCAATTGGTCGTCGCCTATTCTCTGCGAAGTGGCAGCATGGTCTCCGGGGAGAATCAGAGTTCGAGCCACACCGAAGCTCGAGTCATCCGGATGTCCGGGGCCACCAGCATGGACATCAACGGCGATCCCTACGCAAAGCTGGCACCCATCAACCGGGGTGACACGGTTACCATTCACGGACTGAACCCGCCTTGCCCCTCCTGCCAAGGCAAGATGCAGAAAGCGGCGCAGGAAATGGGAGTGACCTTTGTGTACAAGAACAGCGGTAGGGAATGGAGTTGGAGTGGATGA
- a CDS encoding toxin-antitoxin system, toxin component translates to MRRLCGELVAELTLPAPARPEELYRALCDAMSRRRGRPVLFRTAAFPPGTASGLWLDMAEQDLVVIEERTAPDHQLVILGHELWHMKAGHCSHHVEGASVAARLLDDGADLQATVLKVAARSRFDLDDEKEAESFGLLLASKCRAWLTGSSSRSPARRDHLAGRIEASLGYRGPQS, encoded by the coding sequence ATGCGCCGCCTGTGCGGCGAGCTGGTCGCGGAGCTGACCCTCCCCGCGCCGGCCCGGCCCGAGGAGCTGTACCGCGCGCTGTGCGACGCCATGAGCAGACGCCGCGGGCGCCCCGTCCTGTTCCGTACGGCCGCCTTCCCGCCCGGGACCGCCAGCGGGCTCTGGCTCGACATGGCCGAGCAGGACCTCGTCGTCATCGAGGAACGCACGGCCCCCGACCACCAGTTGGTGATCCTGGGCCACGAGCTGTGGCACATGAAGGCCGGGCACTGCTCCCACCACGTGGAGGGCGCGTCGGTCGCGGCGCGGCTGCTCGACGACGGCGCCGATCTCCAGGCGACCGTGCTGAAGGTCGCCGCGCGCAGCCGCTTCGACCTCGACGACGAGAAGGAGGCCGAGAGCTTCGGTCTGCTGCTCGCCAGCAAGTGCCGTGCGTGGCTGACGGGTTCGTCGTCGCGGAGCCCGGCGCGGCGGGACCATCTGGCGGGGCGGATCGAGGCGTCGCTGGGGTACCGGGGGCCGCAGAGCTGA
- a CDS encoding (2Fe-2S)-binding protein: MNPLELAGARPGPAFTVTFDGRPVEALPGQTVAAVLWAAGVTSWRSTRGEGRPRGVFCGIGVCFDCLVTVNGRPNQRACLVPVRPGDVIGTQDGTGHEEVPRAD, encoded by the coding sequence GTGAATCCCCTGGAACTCGCGGGCGCCAGGCCCGGCCCCGCCTTCACCGTCACCTTCGACGGGCGGCCGGTCGAGGCGCTGCCTGGGCAGACGGTCGCCGCCGTGCTGTGGGCGGCGGGCGTCACCTCCTGGCGCTCCACCCGGGGCGAGGGCCGCCCCCGCGGCGTGTTCTGCGGGATCGGCGTCTGCTTCGACTGCCTGGTGACCGTCAACGGGCGGCCCAACCAGCGGGCCTGTCTGGTGCCGGTGCGGCCGGGCGACGTGATCGGCACGCAGGACGGGACGGGCCACGAGGAGGTTCCCCGTGCGGACTGA
- a CDS encoding FAD-dependent oxidoreductase: protein MSTPLTCDVVVIGAGVVGAACALYATRAGLDTVVVDRGPVAGGTTGAGEGNLLVSDKEPGPELDLALLSARLWAELAREGLGKAVEYEAKGGVVVAGSEAARAGLEELAAGQRAAGVEAVPVPADRLTDLEPYLAPGLAGGVHYPQDAQVMPALAAAHLLRASGARLLTGREVTGVLRGSGGAVRGVRTDQGDLHAPAVVNAAGTWGGEVAARAGVRLPVLPRRGFVLVTEPLPPRVRHKVYAADYVADVASDSAALQTSPVVEGTPAGPVLIGASRERVGFDRSLSLPALRALAAGATRLFPFLAGVRAMRTYAGFRPYLPDHLPAIGPDPRSPGLHHACGHEGAGIGLATGTGHLIAQALTGQAPDLDLGPFRPDRFTEEAE, encoded by the coding sequence GTGAGCACGCCGCTGACCTGCGATGTCGTTGTGATCGGAGCGGGAGTCGTCGGTGCCGCCTGCGCCCTGTACGCGACCCGAGCCGGCCTCGACACGGTCGTGGTGGACCGGGGACCGGTGGCCGGCGGGACGACCGGCGCGGGGGAGGGGAACCTCCTCGTCTCGGACAAGGAGCCCGGACCCGAACTCGACCTGGCCCTGCTCTCCGCCCGGCTGTGGGCCGAACTGGCCCGCGAGGGGCTGGGGAAGGCCGTCGAGTACGAGGCCAAGGGCGGTGTCGTCGTCGCCGGCAGTGAAGCGGCCCGGGCCGGGCTGGAGGAACTCGCCGCCGGGCAGCGCGCGGCCGGGGTGGAGGCCGTCCCCGTGCCCGCCGACCGCCTCACCGACCTGGAGCCGTACCTGGCCCCCGGCCTCGCGGGCGGTGTGCACTACCCGCAGGACGCCCAGGTGATGCCCGCGCTGGCGGCGGCGCACCTGCTGCGCGCCTCGGGCGCCCGGCTGCTCACCGGCCGCGAGGTGACCGGGGTGCTGCGGGGCAGCGGCGGCGCGGTGCGCGGGGTGCGGACCGACCAGGGCGACCTCCACGCCCCGGCGGTCGTCAACGCGGCCGGCACCTGGGGCGGCGAGGTGGCGGCCCGCGCCGGAGTCCGCCTGCCGGTGCTGCCCCGACGCGGCTTCGTCCTGGTCACGGAGCCGCTGCCGCCCCGCGTCCGGCACAAGGTGTACGCCGCCGACTACGTGGCCGACGTGGCGAGCGACTCGGCGGCGCTGCAGACGTCCCCGGTGGTGGAGGGCACGCCCGCCGGGCCCGTCCTCATCGGCGCCAGCCGGGAACGGGTCGGTTTCGACCGGTCGTTGTCGCTCCCGGCGCTGCGGGCGCTGGCGGCGGGCGCGACCCGGCTCTTCCCGTTCCTCGCCGGCGTGCGGGCCATGCGGACCTACGCGGGTTTCCGGCCGTATCTGCCGGACCACCTGCCCGCCATCGGCCCCGACCCCCGCTCGCCCGGGCTCCACCACGCCTGCGGGCACGAGGGCGCCGGCATCGGCCTGGCCACCGGCACCGGGCACCTGATCGCCCAGGCGCTGACCGGGCAGGCACCCGATCTGGACCTCGGCCCGTTCCGCCCCGACCGCTTCACCGAGGAGGCCGAGTGA
- a CDS encoding helix-turn-helix transcriptional regulator, which yields MTGGFVEGPGATRTTVLAAVVSRVTALADRLGVPHAEVFDTGRLSVASGVPEPVVKALLGGRPAGEPDVQARFLQRLDLLRRTRLKPNGRKYTQQEIADGAGMSRQQAGALINGDRRPTMEHCDALQRFFRVHAGFLTAEDPEALVTALQHTEQELLQQLADREREASAAADDPLERLLQDHGVRGIAWRAAQLPTDQHRDKVAEWLDMLLESVKRPES from the coding sequence GTGACGGGTGGCTTCGTCGAAGGTCCTGGCGCCACGCGGACGACCGTGCTGGCGGCCGTCGTCTCCCGCGTCACCGCGCTCGCCGACCGGCTCGGCGTGCCGCACGCCGAGGTCTTCGACACCGGCAGGCTGTCCGTCGCCTCCGGCGTCCCGGAGCCGGTGGTGAAGGCCCTGCTCGGGGGACGGCCCGCGGGCGAGCCCGATGTGCAGGCCCGGTTCCTGCAGCGGCTCGACCTGCTGCGCCGGACCCGGCTCAAGCCCAACGGCCGCAAGTACACCCAGCAGGAGATCGCCGACGGCGCGGGCATGTCCCGGCAGCAGGCCGGGGCCCTCATCAACGGCGACCGGCGGCCGACCATGGAGCACTGCGACGCCCTCCAGCGGTTCTTCCGGGTGCACGCCGGGTTCCTCACGGCCGAGGATCCCGAGGCTCTCGTCACCGCCCTCCAGCACACCGAGCAGGAACTGCTGCAACAGCTCGCCGACCGCGAACGGGAGGCGTCCGCCGCGGCGGACGACCCGCTGGAGCGACTGCTCCAGGACCACGGCGTGCGCGGCATCGCCTGGCGGGCCGCGCAGCTGCCCACCGACCAGCACCGCGACAAGGTGGCGGAGTGGCTGGACATGCTCCTGGAGAGCGTCAAGCGGCCCGAGTCGTGA
- a CDS encoding Imm10 family immunity protein, with product MTSLSPYWEITTLVVGEEVPGVTFSVFIGDGEDAAANGYYFDLQRFLSEQPDEQNVRNGTDTYCVMNESGGVHYGGLKGVSLLSGLLTLRFDDEAVKVLGLPSNVIPLGVASTVDLAELRAGLHRVLTYGNPQKFPRLNLE from the coding sequence ATGACTAGCCTTTCTCCCTATTGGGAAATCACGACACTGGTGGTCGGGGAAGAAGTTCCCGGTGTGACCTTCTCCGTCTTCATTGGCGACGGAGAAGATGCGGCGGCGAATGGTTACTACTTTGACCTCCAGCGTTTTCTATCCGAGCAGCCGGACGAGCAGAACGTACGGAATGGTACGGATACCTACTGCGTCATGAATGAGAGTGGCGGCGTTCACTATGGCGGCCTTAAGGGGGTGTCTCTGCTGTCCGGTCTTCTGACTCTAAGGTTTGACGATGAAGCCGTTAAGGTGCTGGGTCTCCCCTCCAATGTGATTCCGCTGGGGGTCGCGTCTACGGTTGACCTTGCAGAATTGCGGGCTGGACTCCATCGCGTCCTCACGTATGGAAATCCGCAGAAATTCCCGCGACTGAATCTAGAATGA